The following coding sequences are from one Capsicum annuum cultivar UCD-10X-F1 chromosome 3, UCD10Xv1.1, whole genome shotgun sequence window:
- the LOC107864243 gene encoding histone H2A.Z-specific chaperone CHZ1 isoform X1 produces MGCFLGCFGFTSKKQKRIKPCNKFQVHQKYVPLESENANVADSTNSETRDKPKESSKRKVKKKVSFNLDVKTYERIQDDDNTTNFSEEEEKTQREYNKQETAKASMSMYPSSYRYYNCNDEEEDEITLEDSDIDDLEDDEDEEEEDYGVSEDDDDAGGGDGYNSLHIETENKFGNVEKLSKDESNEVGRHRKNTVLLPVENLTQWKAVKARGAMQVRQQKENIIKLDGKQELPNSKPKPQGHEIPVDASLSNWLVSARTTSVNGSSVFYVQDRAADQVVLDEVNLI; encoded by the exons ATGGGGTGTTTTCTTGGATGTTTTGGTTTTACTAGCAAGAAACAAAAACGTATAAAGCCTTGTAACAAGTTCCAA GTGCATCAGAAGTATGTACCACTAGAATCTGAGAATGCAAATGTTGCAGATTCAACAAATTCTGAGACCAG AGATAAGCCAAAAGAATCATCAAAACGTAAGGTAAAAAAGAAAGTGAGCTTCAATTTGGATGTTAAGACTTATGAGAGAATCCAAGATGATGACAACACAACAAATTTCTCAGAAGAAGAGGAGAAGACACAAAGAGAATACAATAAACAAGAAACAGCCAAAGCAAGTATGTCTATGTACCCTTCAAGTTATCGATACTATAACTGCAACGATGAGGAGGAAGATGAGATAACACTCGAGGACAGTGATATCGATGATCTTGAAGATgatgaagacgaagaagaagaagactatGGTGTTAGCGAGGACGATGATGATGCTGGTGGTGGTGATGGATACAACTCTTTGCATATTGAGACAGAAAACAAGTTTGGTAATGTTGAAAAACTGAGCAAAGATGAATCAAATGAAGTAGGTCGACATCGTAAGAACACTGTGCTTCTTCCAGTTGAAAATCTCACTCAATGGAAAGCAGTTAAGGCAAGAGGAGCAATGCAAGTGAGGCAGCAGAAGGAAAACATTATCAAGTTGGATGGAAAACAAGAATTGCCAAACTCTAAGCCTAAGCCTCAGGGACATGAAATTCCAGTAGATGCCAGTCTCTCAAACTGGCTGGTTTCAGCAAGAACAACATCAGTAAATGGCTCGTCTGTGTTTTACGTTCAAGATAGAGCTGCAGATCAAGTTGTGCTCGATGAAGTCAATCTCATATAA
- the LOC107864244 gene encoding uncharacterized protein LOC107864244 — translation MDIKNNKEFKGEKIQYVDSMEAPKSMLNGEKDEDDESKALLPPSRKGGLSKKIAKPKRKVQWNDTNGNKLTEVLEFQPSDASDSDDDESDSCICRIM, via the exons AtggatattaaaaataataaagaatttaaaGGGGAGAAAATTCAGTATGTAGATAGTATGGAAGCTCCTAAATCTATGTTGAATGGggaaaaagatgaagatgatgagtCTAAAGCACTGTTACCTCCTTCTAGGAAAGGTGGTTTGTCAAAAAAGATAGCTAAACCAAAGAGGAAAGTTCAGTGGAATGATACAAATGGGAATAAACTTACTGAGGTTTTGGAATTTCAGCCaag TGATGCAAGtgactcagatgatgatgaatCAGATTCTTGCATTTGTAGAATAATGTAG
- the LOC107864243 gene encoding histone H2A.Z-specific chaperone CHZ1 isoform X2, protein MGCFLGCFGFTSKKQKRIKPCNKFQKYVPLESENANVADSTNSETRDKPKESSKRKVKKKVSFNLDVKTYERIQDDDNTTNFSEEEEKTQREYNKQETAKASMSMYPSSYRYYNCNDEEEDEITLEDSDIDDLEDDEDEEEEDYGVSEDDDDAGGGDGYNSLHIETENKFGNVEKLSKDESNEVGRHRKNTVLLPVENLTQWKAVKARGAMQVRQQKENIIKLDGKQELPNSKPKPQGHEIPVDASLSNWLVSARTTSVNGSSVFYVQDRAADQVVLDEVNLI, encoded by the exons ATGGGGTGTTTTCTTGGATGTTTTGGTTTTACTAGCAAGAAACAAAAACGTATAAAGCCTTGTAACAAGTTCCAA AAGTATGTACCACTAGAATCTGAGAATGCAAATGTTGCAGATTCAACAAATTCTGAGACCAG AGATAAGCCAAAAGAATCATCAAAACGTAAGGTAAAAAAGAAAGTGAGCTTCAATTTGGATGTTAAGACTTATGAGAGAATCCAAGATGATGACAACACAACAAATTTCTCAGAAGAAGAGGAGAAGACACAAAGAGAATACAATAAACAAGAAACAGCCAAAGCAAGTATGTCTATGTACCCTTCAAGTTATCGATACTATAACTGCAACGATGAGGAGGAAGATGAGATAACACTCGAGGACAGTGATATCGATGATCTTGAAGATgatgaagacgaagaagaagaagactatGGTGTTAGCGAGGACGATGATGATGCTGGTGGTGGTGATGGATACAACTCTTTGCATATTGAGACAGAAAACAAGTTTGGTAATGTTGAAAAACTGAGCAAAGATGAATCAAATGAAGTAGGTCGACATCGTAAGAACACTGTGCTTCTTCCAGTTGAAAATCTCACTCAATGGAAAGCAGTTAAGGCAAGAGGAGCAATGCAAGTGAGGCAGCAGAAGGAAAACATTATCAAGTTGGATGGAAAACAAGAATTGCCAAACTCTAAGCCTAAGCCTCAGGGACATGAAATTCCAGTAGATGCCAGTCTCTCAAACTGGCTGGTTTCAGCAAGAACAACATCAGTAAATGGCTCGTCTGTGTTTTACGTTCAAGATAGAGCTGCAGATCAAGTTGTGCTCGATGAAGTCAATCTCATATAA